In a genomic window of Variovorax paradoxus:
- a CDS encoding virulence protein SciE type, translating into MTTAAEFLKAADPVSALKALSDDVRAKPADSKPRVFMAQLLCVLGQWERALNQLTVAAELDALAVPMKQVYGEAVRCEGLRAEVFAGTRTPMIFGQPDEWLALLIESLLRQGRGEAELAEDLRQRAFEAAPAIAGSIDGVPFEWLSDADMRLGPVLEAFVNGKYYWIPYARLARVKIEPPEDLRDCVWMPAHLDFENGGETLALIPTRYEGTERCTDGQLLLARRTEWRELRPEVWAGHGQRVFGTDAGEYALMDVREIVFETVAQEEESGAAGSEEGGAGG; encoded by the coding sequence ATGACCACCGCCGCCGAATTCCTCAAGGCCGCCGATCCGGTGTCCGCCCTCAAGGCGCTCAGCGACGACGTGCGCGCCAAGCCCGCCGACAGCAAGCCGCGCGTCTTCATGGCCCAGTTGCTGTGCGTGCTGGGCCAGTGGGAGCGCGCGCTCAACCAGCTGACGGTCGCGGCCGAGCTCGATGCGCTCGCCGTGCCGATGAAGCAGGTGTACGGCGAGGCCGTGCGCTGCGAAGGCCTGCGCGCCGAAGTGTTCGCCGGCACGCGCACGCCCATGATCTTCGGCCAGCCCGACGAATGGCTGGCGCTGCTCATCGAGTCGCTGCTGCGGCAGGGACGCGGTGAGGCCGAGCTGGCCGAAGACCTGCGCCAGCGCGCCTTCGAGGCGGCGCCGGCCATCGCCGGCAGCATCGACGGCGTGCCCTTCGAATGGCTGTCCGACGCCGACATGCGGCTGGGCCCGGTGCTCGAGGCCTTCGTCAACGGCAAGTACTACTGGATCCCCTATGCGCGGCTCGCGCGCGTGAAGATCGAACCGCCCGAGGACCTGCGCGACTGCGTGTGGATGCCCGCGCACCTCGACTTCGAGAACGGCGGCGAGACGCTGGCGCTGATCCCCACGCGCTACGAGGGCACCGAGCGCTGCACCGACGGCCAGCTGCTGCTCGCGCGCCGCACCGAGTGGCGCGAGCTGCGGCCCGAGGTCTGGGCCGGCCATGGCCAGCGCGTGTTCGGCACCGACGCCGGCGAGTACGCGCTGATGGACGTGCGCGAGATCGTGTTCGAGACCGTCGCGCAGGAAGAAGAGAGCGGCGCAGCAGGCAGCGAAGAAGGCGGCGCGGGTGGTTGA
- a CDS encoding type VI secretion system tube protein Hcp, with protein sequence MSFSAEGALDPDELLRLLDLMAGEPANDFLMSIDNRGTKVKGESERGIEFIDIGGYCHQMEVVSPPGSTKGSVRVHPFVIVREVDAATASIASLLFSQEANLEVSIFVYRASGDHLPSQPFFEVILTGARVVSQAIVTGGKPRQPREVTVFESRNVQVKTAPQLASGIRGAVRTAVIAATQ encoded by the coding sequence ATGAGCTTTTCTGCAGAAGGCGCCCTCGATCCCGACGAGCTGCTGCGCCTGCTCGACCTGATGGCCGGCGAACCGGCCAACGACTTCCTGATGTCGATCGACAACCGCGGCACCAAGGTCAAGGGCGAATCGGAACGCGGCATCGAGTTCATCGACATCGGCGGCTACTGCCATCAGATGGAGGTGGTGTCGCCGCCCGGCTCGACCAAGGGCTCGGTGCGCGTGCATCCCTTCGTCATCGTGCGCGAGGTCGATGCCGCCACCGCCTCGATCGCGAGCCTGCTGTTCAGCCAGGAGGCCAACCTCGAGGTCTCGATCTTCGTCTACCGCGCCAGCGGCGACCACCTGCCGTCGCAGCCCTTCTTCGAGGTCATCCTGACCGGCGCGCGCGTCGTGAGCCAGGCCATCGTGACCGGCGGCAAGCCGCGCCAGCCGCGCGAGGTGACCGTGTTCGAGAGCCGCAACGTGCAGGTCAAGACGGCGCCGCAGCTCGCCTCGGGCATCCGCGGCGCCGTGCGCACCGCGGTCATCGCCGCCACCCAGTGA
- the tssE gene encoding type VI secretion system baseplate subunit TssE encodes MVDLTAQERLQPSLLDRLVDSAPDEQREGDDKRTLTKQALRAAVLRDLSWLFNATSYGLGMDDRQYPNAARSVINYGLPMLSGQFTSSIQRVSMEQALKNAILQFEPRILSRTLEVELVMEGSALDSHNCVGLQIRGMLWAQPVPLEFLMRSRVDLEEGRIEIEDATQKP; translated from the coding sequence GTGGTTGACCTCACCGCGCAGGAGCGGCTGCAGCCCTCGCTGCTGGACCGGCTCGTCGACAGCGCGCCCGACGAGCAGCGCGAGGGCGACGACAAGCGCACGCTCACCAAGCAGGCGCTGCGCGCGGCCGTGCTGCGCGACCTGAGCTGGCTCTTCAACGCCACCAGCTACGGCCTCGGCATGGACGACCGCCAGTACCCGAACGCCGCGCGCTCCGTCATCAACTACGGATTGCCTATGCTGTCTGGCCAGTTCACCTCGTCGATACAGCGTGTCAGCATGGAACAGGCTCTGAAGAACGCGATCCTGCAGTTCGAGCCTCGCATCCTCTCACGCACTCTCGAAGTGGAACTCGTCATGGAAGGCTCCGCCCTGGACTCGCACAACTGCGTCGGCCTGCAGATCCGCGGCATGCTGTGGGCGCAGCCCGTGCCGTTGGAGTTCCTCATGCGCAGCCGGGTCGACCTGGAAGAAGGACGCATCGAGATCGAGGACGCGACCCAGAAGCCATGA
- a CDS encoding caspase family protein, which produces MAAARARRGEEPAGAGRVAAGRSGRTGVGAAMSHGARPPARLPPPLGEGWGGGTRRSTVARQCQSLPWFSWLLLLALACLAPRAFATQRALLVGVSELVNQPQSLWLQAPRNDVALMRDALLRQGFGAGDITTLADGVSGAALPESQAIHEALSRLLAQSRSGDFVLLYFSGHGTRWRDATKRYQEPDGLAENFLARDVRGAVGVDSALAGGVRDVDFDGWVQAFLARGVFVWSVFDTCAATSMTRNAAAAVPAVAEGPADDEVRWRGLRAGQLRAVPAAVPLAAPAAPPVAERVARARYVAFFASESHQITPELRLPRQGRNARPQGLLTWAVAGALERRPATWRELFDGVLALYPPVIDELAQRFPTRELPSPVAEGNLDAPLFANSAGAVSTLPVWRAQRSGDSLVLQAGLADGLQPQQELRINATLEDGTVRSVQARASQVDLDGASLAVPAALRELPGAVLWSASPLTAPPAIALRVRSDGPLPAGIGLDYPASVVAVGAGAPADLRWSDLGAAGQRIEWQSPALGAGSERLGDKAAVRRRLETLARLKWWRQLCALGEGAQMPIDGFEAVLEIWNGDRLARSGPLRTSGPGLLPLRDGERAALNVRNTSGHSVDMVVAGIDAQGRPRAEYPSDPGESNRFERGTREAPAAKRFELPWLSAEGARLFVLATPAAPQSGPRLFGAAIEPVLADLRVRGQVEPPRRRLYAAMLSWGSADAASR; this is translated from the coding sequence ATGGCGGCTGCGCGTGCCCGACGTGGAGAAGAGCCTGCAGGTGCTGGCCGCGTCGCCGCTGGTCGAAGCGGCCGGACGGGCGTCGGAGCGGCCATGAGCCATGGCGCGCGGCCGCCGGCCCGGCTCCCTCCCCCGCTGGGGGAGGGCTGGGGTGGGGGCACGCGGCGCTCGACAGTGGCGCGGCAATGCCAATCCCTGCCCTGGTTCTCCTGGCTCCTGCTGCTCGCCCTCGCCTGCCTCGCCCCGCGCGCCTTCGCCACCCAGCGCGCGCTGCTCGTGGGCGTGTCCGAACTCGTCAACCAGCCGCAGTCGCTGTGGCTGCAGGCGCCGCGCAACGACGTGGCGCTGATGCGCGACGCCCTGCTCCGCCAGGGCTTCGGCGCGGGCGACATCACCACGCTGGCCGACGGCGTGAGCGGTGCCGCGCTGCCCGAGTCGCAGGCCATCCATGAGGCGCTGTCGCGGCTGCTCGCGCAGTCGCGCAGCGGCGACTTCGTGCTGCTCTATTTCTCGGGCCACGGCACGCGCTGGCGCGATGCCACCAAGCGCTACCAGGAACCCGACGGCCTGGCCGAGAACTTCTTGGCGCGCGACGTGCGCGGTGCCGTCGGCGTCGACAGCGCGCTCGCGGGCGGCGTGCGCGACGTCGACTTCGACGGCTGGGTGCAGGCCTTCCTCGCGCGCGGCGTGTTCGTCTGGTCGGTGTTCGACACCTGCGCCGCCACCTCGATGACGCGCAATGCCGCTGCCGCCGTGCCCGCCGTCGCCGAAGGCCCGGCCGACGACGAGGTGCGCTGGCGCGGCCTGCGCGCGGGCCAGCTGCGCGCCGTGCCGGCGGCCGTGCCGCTCGCCGCACCGGCCGCGCCACCCGTGGCCGAGCGCGTGGCGCGCGCGCGCTACGTCGCCTTCTTCGCTTCCGAGAGCCACCAGATCACGCCCGAGCTGCGGCTGCCGCGCCAGGGCCGCAACGCGCGGCCTCAGGGCCTGCTGACCTGGGCCGTGGCCGGCGCGCTCGAACGCCGGCCCGCCACCTGGCGCGAGCTGTTCGACGGCGTGCTCGCGCTCTATCCGCCGGTGATCGACGAACTGGCGCAGCGCTTCCCGACCCGCGAGCTGCCCTCGCCGGTGGCCGAGGGCAACCTCGACGCGCCGCTGTTCGCCAACAGCGCCGGCGCCGTCTCCACCTTGCCGGTGTGGCGCGCGCAGCGCAGCGGCGACAGCCTGGTGCTGCAGGCCGGCCTGGCCGATGGCCTGCAGCCGCAGCAGGAACTGCGCATCAACGCCACGCTCGAGGACGGCACCGTGCGCAGCGTGCAGGCGCGCGCATCGCAGGTCGACCTCGACGGTGCGAGCCTCGCGGTGCCCGCCGCGCTGCGCGAGTTGCCGGGCGCGGTGCTGTGGAGCGCCTCGCCGCTGACCGCGCCGCCCGCGATCGCGCTGCGCGTGCGCAGCGACGGCCCGCTGCCGGCCGGCATCGGCCTCGACTACCCGGCCTCGGTGGTGGCGGTGGGCGCGGGCGCGCCGGCCGACCTGCGCTGGAGCGACCTCGGCGCGGCCGGCCAGCGCATCGAATGGCAGTCGCCGGCGCTCGGTGCCGGCAGCGAGCGCCTGGGCGACAAGGCCGCGGTGCGGCGCCGGCTCGAGACGCTGGCGCGGCTCAAGTGGTGGCGCCAGCTCTGCGCGCTCGGCGAGGGCGCGCAGATGCCGATCGACGGCTTCGAGGCCGTGCTCGAGATCTGGAACGGCGACCGGCTCGCGCGCAGCGGGCCGTTGCGCACCAGCGGGCCCGGCCTCCTGCCGCTGCGCGACGGCGAGCGCGCGGCGCTCAACGTGCGCAACACCAGCGGCCATTCGGTCGACATGGTGGTGGCGGGCATCGATGCGCAGGGCCGACCGCGCGCCGAGTACCCGTCCGACCCCGGCGAGAGCAACCGCTTCGAGCGCGGCACGCGCGAGGCGCCGGCCGCCAAGCGCTTCGAGCTGCCCTGGCTCTCGGCCGAGGGCGCGCGCCTGTTCGTGCTGGCCACGCCGGCCGCGCCGCAGAGCGGGCCGCGGCTGTTCGGCGCCGCCATCGAGCCGGTGCTGGCCGACCTGCGCGTGCGCGGCCAGGTGGAGCCGCCGCGGCGCCGCCTCTATGCGGCGATGTTGTCCTGGGGTAGCGCGGACGCCGCGTCCCGATGA